CAGTTTTGGATAGCCATCAGAAATAGGCGGTAAGAAAATGGATTGCCACTCAGCGAGTGTGGGTAAGCGCCAGTTGCTAAACCCACAATGCTGCATCTGGTTTGAAATAGAGATGAGATCTTGAGTATCACACCCGCGCGATTTAAAACCACAATCCCCTCGTCCAGCCACACCGAAAGCCGATGTTGATGTTGATGTTGATGTTGATGTTGATGGCAGGCTAACGCTCTGCGACTGATACCAAGAGTAACTCCACTCACCATCATGAACGCCGCCATCATCGGTTTTCACCTCCCAGACCAAACCACTGTCGCGGTCATGAACACAGGCCCAAGGGCCGCTCCAACTCGCCAAGGTGTGCCCCTCAACAGACAGTTTTTGAAATCGCGTCTCGGCTGGTTCTGTTGGTAACGAATGCGGACGGCTAAACCCAATAACGGTCACCACTGCCAATACCAGCAAGGATGCCACAACCCGACGCCGGACTTTTCGCGAGTAATTAGCGCCCATGCATAGCCCCTTCATATTGCAATCTCAGGGGCATTTGATGGCGAGTATGCCCAATCTGCGCCGCATCAAAGGCTGCGAACCACAAGCAAACACCGTTTTCGAGTACAACGTCATAATCGGATTCAGTATCTCTTAACCGAGCAAGTTCAAGTGTCCACTTTCCCTGCTTCCAAACACCATGTGCTCTAACGTCTCCCCGATCCCCTTCAAACTGATTTGAGCGATAAAGTACGGAGGGCAATTGTTGACCTTCAAGATACGTATCATTTTGCTGTTCGTACGGCGCGGAGCCATACCAATCAAGATGTGCCCTTGCAGCCAGAGGATCGACTTGCTCAAGAGGCAGTCGTTTAGGGGTCACGGATGCCGTTTTAAACCATTGCCAGTTCATCACGTACCCGCCACTTTCTTTCGGGTCGGTCATGTACCCAGCCTTGTAACGTCTTTCCCCATCTAAAGGCAACTGCGCCGCCGTAAACAAGTTATCATCTGCCTGATACATCGGATTGGTACGTACCGCTTTCCAATGCCACAAGTCCCGTGTCCGACCATCTAGCGCAGCGTGATAACCTTTCCCATGCCAATTTGCCGGTTTCCCTTGCAGCGGCTTAGGGCCAAGATGCAGGGTATTATCCGCACCAACTGCACACTCGCTTGATAACATCACGGCAAACTTATCTTCGTAGTAGCGCGTTTCATTGAAATGCGAAAAGCCCTGCTGCTGAACCACCCAGCGTCCTTGCGTTTTCAACAGCGGTAAATGGGTGAGGCTTTCCGTTTCATCTTGCCACTCGATCAAGAACAAGGTCTCTATGCCGTTGTCCACCGCGCGGACATGGATCTTGGTTTGGCCATTAACAAAGTTTGCACCCGCGCTAGTTTCAATGGTATGGCGCGGTACTTGATCCCAAAAGGCTTCATCTGCTTTGCCATCGACCGCCCACAAAGTATCAGTTGTGATCGTTTTTACGGAAAGTACGCGACCTACCGTCTCGCCTTGCTGCCCGAACGCAAAGAGAAACCACCCCAAAGTCCCCAGACTAAAAACAGTTAGCAACGTCGCCTTAGAAAAGGAAGGCACTAACCAAACCAAGACGCCTTTACCTTTCTGCAATAAGTAAATCCAGCCATGTAGCAACAGATAGAGCATGAAAAGTGAGGCAGCGTAAAAATGAAGAGGACGTGCAACATCTATCCAAGTATCAAACCAGAGCAACAGGCCACTCGTCGCCAGTAAACAAAGCGCCATATACCCGAGCCATTTCACCCACCTGTGGTACCCTTTCGTCCCTTTTTTACTCGATGACCGCAGTAAGCCAACATAGACGCGATACCCCATATAAATGAGAATCAACACAAGCAGAGGCGCACCCGCGGCAAAATGCCATTGATGCACATTGCCTTGCGGTAACAAAGGTGACAGCCATTGCCAAGTTGTATGGCTGACAATCGAGATGCGTAAACCTGTTACTAGGCTTGTTAAAGCCAGTATTACCGCGACAACATGTAAACTACGCAAGTAGCGAAACAACGCCATGTCCTGTAAAACCCTCTATACATAAAAAGCCAAAATTGAAGGCAACTATAGACAAGCTTTCTTACAGCCTGCGCTCAGTACACATTTTTTCTTGAGTGGATGTTAAGTAAGGGGTTTTCTGTGCCACAGAATTGCAAGTGACAAAAAAGTTAATGCGTTTAAATGAGATCTTCTTCGGAGAGTGACGCGGTTATCAATGTTCAGTGACCGAAGATCAGCACCATGACTATTGGGCTAATCATTTGTATTCAAACGGTATATACTCAAACCTCGTCACGAAGCGGCGACGAAAGTGCGTATAAAGCCTCTATAAGAACGTATTTCGATGCCATGGTCGTTCCAGTACTGACTATTCTCTCAAATTTTAGGTTAGTTTGATGCAGATCTTAATCGTTGAAGATGAGCAAAGTATTGCTGACAATATCGTCTATGCCCTCAAATTAGATGGCTTTTCGCCTACGCACTGCTTACTCGGCGAGGCTGCCATCGCGATGCTCAAGTCCACCCCAATGGACCTCGTCATTCTTGATGTTGGACTACCTGACATGAATGGTTTTGAAGTCTGCAAGGCCATTCGAGAGTTTAGTGATGTCCCCATTATCTTTCTTACTGCGCGTGATCATGAAATAGACCGAGTGGTTGGACTTGAAATTGGCGGTGATGACTATGTCACCAAACCCTTTAGCCCAAGAGAGCTGGTGGCGCGGGTCAAAGTGATACTCAAACGCGTCCATAAACCCATAATTGATAAGACACTCGGCCATCCTGTCCCCCATATCAACACGCAAAGCCAGCCACCCGCAAATACCTCGCTTTTCCTAAGCGATGACGCTAAAAAGCAGATTCATTATCAAGGTACCTTACTGAACCTGACACGCTATGAATATGGCTTACTGAAAACCCTGCTGTCTCAGCCAGAGCGTGTCTTTAGTCGAGAGCAACTCATGACAGCCGTTTGGAGTGACAATTGTGGCAGTTTTGATCGCGCAGTCGATACGCACATCAAAGGGCTACGCGCTAAGCTGAAGCAAATCGAGCCTGACTTCGATCCGATTAAGACCCACCGTGGCCTAGGCTACAGCCTGAGTATCACTCATGACTAAACGGCTAAAAATCAGCTTTGGGTTGCGACTTTGCCTCTTTTTCTTCCTATTGATCGGTATCGGGCTAACGCTCCAGCTCAATACATTGATGAATGAGTTAAAACCCGGCCTACGGCAAGCGACAGAAGAAACCCTTGTTGACTCAGCCAACCTGCTTGCTGAAATTGCTACCCGAGATTTCGTCAACGGTGAGCTTGAAAATGGCAATTTTCATCACGCTTTTCGACGTTTTCAACAGCGACAGATCAACGCGCAAATTTGGTCAAAAGAAAAAACGGAAAGCCTGTTACGACTCTACATCACCAACGACCAAGGCATCGTGGTTTACCACACAGATCCTAGCGAATTAGGAAAAGACTATTCACGCTGGAATGACGTGTATTGGACCCTCAACGGCGAATATGGTGCACGATCCACCCTCGCCGATCCGGCGGATCCTACATCTACTGAGATGTATGTGGCCGCGCCCATTCAAGTTGGTGACAACGTCATCGGGGTGCTCACCTTAATTAAACCTAACTTATCACTACAGCCTTTCCTCGATGTATCCCAATACAATGTAAAACGCTTTGGTATTGGTTTAATTATCGTTGCGCTCCTCTTAGGTGCAATTTTAAGCTTTTGGCTTACGCGCTCGATACGACAACTTAGCCACTATGCAACGACCGTGAGTCGTGGCGAAAGCGCTGTCGCGTTGCCCGAGTTCAGCGATATTGAGTTGGATAACCTCGCCAAAGCGATGGCGACAATGCGAGAGGAACTCGAAGGAAAACACTACGTTGAAAATTATATACACAGTCTGACGCATGAGATGAAAAGTCCGGTTGCTGCGATAAAAGGCGCATCTGAAATCCTCGAGCACCCCATCCCCGAGCAAGATCGACAACACTTCATCACTAATATCCAAAATGAAAGCGCAAGACTCGAAACCTTAATCAACCAACTGCTCGCGTTGGCCGCACTAGAAAATAAGCAAAGCCTCGGTAAACGTAAAACGATCAAACTCAGTCACTTGGTGCATCAACTGACCAAGCACCTTTCGATCCCTCTCAACCAGAAGAAACTCCAATTCACGGTGGCCGGCGACGCGATCATAAACGCGGATCCATTTCTCCTCTCTCAAGCCATTGAAAACCTGCTCACCAACGCCATCGAGTTTAGTCCTATCGAAGGTGAAATTACGGTGAACATACTTCAGCATCAAGGCCAAGTTAGCGTACAAGTCACAGACCAAGGTCCCGGTATTCCAGACTATGCGAAAGATAGAATTTTTGAACGCTTCTATTCGCTTCCGCGGCCTTTAACAGGGAAAAAAAGTTCAGGCCTTGGACTCAGTTTTGTCAAACAGATCTGCTTCCTACATCAGGGACGCTGCGACATAAAAAATGGCCGTCAAGGTGCCATTGCGACGCTGAACTTACCAACAAAAGCCAACCAAAAACACACATAAACCACATAATACCCCCACATAGCCTGTGCAAACTGATGGCAAATGATGCTACGGAGCAGGTTTATGAAATATCAACTCGCAAAAAAAGTCCTCTTTCTGGTGCTAAGTGGCTTTGTTGCCATCTTCGCGCTTGGCGCGATCACCAACCTTATTCATGAGCGCCTTTACTATCAGAGCGAGGCGAAGCAAAGCGTTGCCAACAGTTGGAGCGATCAACAACAACTTCTCGGTCCCTTTCTTGTTATCCAATATCAATATCAGGTATTGACGCCCACGTGGAACAAAGAGAGCGAAAGCTACATTGATAAACCAGTGAAAAAAGAAGCGCAGATCTACTTAATCCCAGAAAAAATGCACATCAATGCCACGATGTCTACGCAAGAGCGGTCTCGGGGTATTTTCTCTTTCCCTGTTTACACCACCCAACTCGATGTGGCGGGTAAATTCGATCTCTCCCCTCTCCAAGCGCTTTATGATCGTGACGATGTTGTCAACATCTACCATCCTTATTTGTCCGTGCCCGTATCTGATATGCGCGGTATCAATAATAAACCTGTGCTCGCTTGGCAAGGTAAGCAGATTGACTTTGAATCGGGTAGCCAAATGCGCTTTAATCCGCAAGGACTACATGTCCCTATGCCCAATCTCAGCGTTGGTAATGGCGAGTTCAGTTATCACCTCAGTTTGCGGGGTATGGATAGTTTTTGGTTCACCCCAACAGCAAAGGACACGCAAGTGACCATGTCTGCGGCTTGGCCACATCCGAGTTTTGTTGGACAGTTTCTCCCAACAGAACGCCATATTGGCACCGACAAGTTTGATGCGAAATGGCAAGTTTCTGAGTTTAGCAGCAACATCATGCAGCAACTCAACGAGTGTATTGAGGGAGAATGCAGTGCGCTCGCCTATAACCGCTTTGGCGTCACCTTGGCGTCACCGATCGAGATTTACTCTCAATCCATTCGCAGCACTAAATATGGTTTACTGTTTGTTGGACTGACCTTTGTGAGCTTCTTTGTATTTGAAGTACTTAAACAACTTAGAATCCACCCAATTCAGTACACACTGGTCGCACTCTCACTGTCGGTATTCTATTTATTACTGATTGCACTCTCTGAGCATGTCGGATTTTTAGGTGCGTATAGCTTAGCAACCCTCGCCTGTGTCTCACTGCTAGCCTTCTATATTGCATCAATATTGAAGAACTATCGCTGGGGCGTCGGATTTGGTGGATTACTCACCTTCCTTTATGGCTTGCTTTACCTCATTCTCAGCTCTGAAGATCATGCCTTAATGTTGGGAGCGACCCTCGTCTTTGCCACCCTGACCATAGTGATGATCGCGACACGCCATCTCGATTGGTACGGCATCAGCGACTGGGCGACGGAAAAAGCGAAAGCACAACTTTATAAAGCCCAAGAAGAGGAACATGAGGAAACGATAGAAGAGTGGATGACCGATGACGAAAAGACCCCTAACACTAAGGAAGACATCGAAAAGCAGTCGAACCCGGACAACCTACCCCGATAGATGCCAGTTTTAAATCGCTTGAATCTAGGCCCGCCAAGCGCGGGCCGCTCTCACACCTAACCAAGCGCTACGTATTCACTACCACCGCAGCGCCAAACCCGATCAAACCCACACCACAGCACTTCTCTATTGTCGGTTTCAACAGTGAAAACCGCTGGAGAAAGGCGGGAATGGTAAGTAGGCAAGCCAATGAGGCAAACCATGCCGCATGCAATATTGCCAAGTAGACCCCATACAATACCCCTTGTAACAGCGCTTGCTCAGAGACCACAATCTGACTAAAAATACTAATAAAAAACAGCATGGTCTTCGGGTTCAGCATATTGCAAAGAAAGCCTTGTTGATAGGCGTTTAACGCTGAATGTATCGACGCCTCTTTATCCAATATCTCTACTTGATCCAATCTCTCTACTTGCACCGCCTGCGTCTGTCCTTGCATCCCTGAACGGAAACTCGATACACCCAAATAGAACAGATAGCCTGCACCAAGATAACGCAGTAAATCAAACATCACCGTATACTGTGAAATTAAGTAACCTAATCCAAGCAAAGAGTAAATGACATGGATAGAGATGGCAGACCCAATCCCTAACCCTGTCCATACCCCACATTTTCGCCCCTGTGCTAGGCTATTTCTCACCACTAAAACAAAGTCAGCTCCTGGACTTATTACCATTAGCACCCCGAGAAAAACCAAACTCACGACTTCCATTCTTAATCTCTTTCTTGCAATAAGTGTTATTGATAATTCGGATTGTAATGATAATGTTCGCTTTCTATAATCGATTAATCGACCGTCTACTTGTGAGAAAAATTCACACATGCGCAATCTTAAAAGTTTGCATACTTTTCATATCGCCGCCCAATCACAAACATTGACAGAAGCGGCAACTAAATTGCACATCACCCATGGCGCGGTCAGTAAGCAAATAAAGCGTCTAGAAGAAGAGTTAGGGCAAGCCTTGTTTAGAAAAGCGGGGAGAAAACTCACTCTCACTTTGGCCGGGCAAGTATTACTTCAACACACTCAACGTGCGTTCGCCGACCTATCCATTGGTTTAGATAAAGTAAAGCAGCAGCAAACGCATGTTATCGATCTCTCATGTGAACCCACATTGACGATGCGTTGGCTCATGCCGAGACTA
This DNA window, taken from Thaumasiovibrio subtropicus, encodes the following:
- a CDS encoding DUF1566 domain-containing protein, producing MGANYSRKVRRRVVASLLVLAVVTVIGFSRPHSLPTEPAETRFQKLSVEGHTLASWSGPWACVHDRDSGLVWEVKTDDGGVHDGEWSYSWYQSQSVSLPSTSTSTSTSTSAFGVAGRGDCGFKSRGCDTQDLISISNQMQHCGFSNWRLPTLAEWQSIFLPPISDGYPKLRRDLFLNVKAGDYWSANQTKKLPTAYAHLGEGAISVNVFSLQQLRLPYRNAAFVMLVADVPPASTP
- a CDS encoding ethylbenzene dehydrogenase-related protein → MALFRYLRSLHVVAVILALTSLVTGLRISIVSHTTWQWLSPLLPQGNVHQWHFAAGAPLLVLILIYMGYRVYVGLLRSSSKKGTKGYHRWVKWLGYMALCLLATSGLLLWFDTWIDVARPLHFYAASLFMLYLLLHGWIYLLQKGKGVLVWLVPSFSKATLLTVFSLGTLGWFLFAFGQQGETVGRVLSVKTITTDTLWAVDGKADEAFWDQVPRHTIETSAGANFVNGQTKIHVRAVDNGIETLFLIEWQDETESLTHLPLLKTQGRWVVQQQGFSHFNETRYYEDKFAVMLSSECAVGADNTLHLGPKPLQGKPANWHGKGYHAALDGRTRDLWHWKAVRTNPMYQADDNLFTAAQLPLDGERRYKAGYMTDPKESGGYVMNWQWFKTASVTPKRLPLEQVDPLAARAHLDWYGSAPYEQQNDTYLEGQQLPSVLYRSNQFEGDRGDVRAHGVWKQGKWTLELARLRDTESDYDVVLENGVCLWFAAFDAAQIGHTRHQMPLRLQYEGAMHGR
- the creB gene encoding two-component system response regulator CreB, whose amino-acid sequence is MQILIVEDEQSIADNIVYALKLDGFSPTHCLLGEAAIAMLKSTPMDLVILDVGLPDMNGFEVCKAIREFSDVPIIFLTARDHEIDRVVGLEIGGDDYVTKPFSPRELVARVKVILKRVHKPIIDKTLGHPVPHINTQSQPPANTSLFLSDDAKKQIHYQGTLLNLTRYEYGLLKTLLSQPERVFSREQLMTAVWSDNCGSFDRAVDTHIKGLRAKLKQIEPDFDPIKTHRGLGYSLSITHD
- the creC gene encoding two-component system sensor histidine kinase CreC, coding for MTKRLKISFGLRLCLFFFLLIGIGLTLQLNTLMNELKPGLRQATEETLVDSANLLAEIATRDFVNGELENGNFHHAFRRFQQRQINAQIWSKEKTESLLRLYITNDQGIVVYHTDPSELGKDYSRWNDVYWTLNGEYGARSTLADPADPTSTEMYVAAPIQVGDNVIGVLTLIKPNLSLQPFLDVSQYNVKRFGIGLIIVALLLGAILSFWLTRSIRQLSHYATTVSRGESAVALPEFSDIELDNLAKAMATMREELEGKHYVENYIHSLTHEMKSPVAAIKGASEILEHPIPEQDRQHFITNIQNESARLETLINQLLALAALENKQSLGKRKTIKLSHLVHQLTKHLSIPLNQKKLQFTVAGDAIINADPFLLSQAIENLLTNAIEFSPIEGEITVNILQHQGQVSVQVTDQGPGIPDYAKDRIFERFYSLPRPLTGKKSSGLGLSFVKQICFLHQGRCDIKNGRQGAIATLNLPTKANQKHT
- the creD gene encoding cell envelope integrity protein CreD, producing MKYQLAKKVLFLVLSGFVAIFALGAITNLIHERLYYQSEAKQSVANSWSDQQQLLGPFLVIQYQYQVLTPTWNKESESYIDKPVKKEAQIYLIPEKMHINATMSTQERSRGIFSFPVYTTQLDVAGKFDLSPLQALYDRDDVVNIYHPYLSVPVSDMRGINNKPVLAWQGKQIDFESGSQMRFNPQGLHVPMPNLSVGNGEFSYHLSLRGMDSFWFTPTAKDTQVTMSAAWPHPSFVGQFLPTERHIGTDKFDAKWQVSEFSSNIMQQLNECIEGECSALAYNRFGVTLASPIEIYSQSIRSTKYGLLFVGLTFVSFFVFEVLKQLRIHPIQYTLVALSLSVFYLLLIALSEHVGFLGAYSLATLACVSLLAFYIASILKNYRWGVGFGGLLTFLYGLLYLILSSEDHALMLGATLVFATLTIVMIATRHLDWYGISDWATEKAKAQLYKAQEEEHEETIEEWMTDDEKTPNTKEDIEKQSNPDNLPR
- a CDS encoding LysE family translocator; translated protein: MEVVSLVFLGVLMVISPGADFVLVVRNSLAQGRKCGVWTGLGIGSAISIHVIYSLLGLGYLISQYTVMFDLLRYLGAGYLFYLGVSSFRSGMQGQTQAVQVERLDQVEILDKEASIHSALNAYQQGFLCNMLNPKTMLFFISIFSQIVVSEQALLQGVLYGVYLAILHAAWFASLACLLTIPAFLQRFSLLKPTIEKCCGVGLIGFGAAVVVNT